A genome region from Glutamicibacter arilaitensis Re117 includes the following:
- a CDS encoding helix-turn-helix domain-containing protein — protein sequence MGIRVDIDVMLARRKMAVGELAERIGITPANLAVLKNGRAKAVRFSTLEALCRELDCQPGDLLIFEPDQD from the coding sequence GTGGGAATCCGCGTGGATATTGATGTCATGCTGGCACGCCGCAAAATGGCCGTCGGCGAATTGGCCGAACGCATCGGCATCACCCCAGCCAACCTGGCTGTGCTCAAGAACGGACGAGCCAAGGCCGTACGCTTCAGCACCCTTGAAGCGCTGTGCCGGGAACTGGATTGCCAGCCCGGCGACCTGTTGATTTTCGAGCCAGATCAAGACTGA
- a CDS encoding DUF2975 domain-containing protein, whose protein sequence is MGKSSTILLRVVLALVFIGALAIQGQAAWWLYLASSADTADVSYVHRSTVLYVVLALLVIQVCCICVWKLAARVQHGTVFSPASYKFVNIIIAAISFGSIMTFALGAIMAPGPEVAPGVVLLAGGLGVVLAGISLIVWVLRQLLAQASHTEAQAADLRTELNGVI, encoded by the coding sequence ATGGGAAAATCCAGCACGATCCTGCTACGCGTTGTTCTCGCTCTGGTCTTCATCGGCGCCCTTGCTATTCAGGGCCAAGCCGCTTGGTGGCTCTACTTGGCCTCTTCGGCTGACACAGCAGATGTCAGCTATGTGCACCGCAGTACCGTCCTGTACGTAGTACTTGCCCTGCTGGTCATTCAAGTTTGCTGTATCTGCGTATGGAAATTGGCCGCCCGTGTCCAGCACGGAACAGTTTTCTCCCCCGCGTCTTATAAATTCGTCAACATCATCATCGCGGCCATCAGTTTCGGCAGCATCATGACTTTCGCCCTCGGCGCCATCATGGCTCCAGGCCCGGAGGTAGCCCCCGGCGTGGTCCTCTTGGCGGGCGGACTTGGCGTCGTGCTGGCAGGCATCTCACTGATCGTATGGGTGCTTCGCCAGCTGTTGGCCCAGGCATCGCATACCGAAGCTCAAGCAGCTGACCTGCGCACCGAGCTCAACGGGGTCATCTAG
- a CDS encoding bifunctional 2-methylcitrate synthase/citrate synthase codes for MTATEEIKKGLAGVVVDYTAVSKVNPETNSLLYRGYPVQDLAANKSFEEVALLLWNGELPTPSELTEFSAFERANRALDPRVKAAIDLLPTDCHPMDVGRTAVSVIGANHPQAENSSPEAELLKAKELFAAFPAVVAYDQRRRRGQEPVAPREDLDYSANFLWMTFGEEAAPEVVDAFRVSMVLYAEHSFNASTFTARVITSTLSDLHSAVTGAIGALKGPLHGGANEAVMHTFNEIGIDKEESREDAAKRAKSWMEDALAAKKKVMGFGHRVYKHGDSRVPTMKAALDRMIEHYGRHEMLGLYDGLEAAMDEAKAIKPNLDYPAGPTYHLMGFDTEMFTPIFIAARITGWTSHIFEQRAANALIRPLSAYNGVEQRSL; via the coding sequence ATGACTGCCACCGAGGAAATCAAGAAGGGCCTGGCAGGCGTCGTCGTTGACTACACCGCCGTCTCCAAGGTCAATCCAGAGACCAACTCGCTGCTCTACCGCGGCTACCCGGTCCAGGACCTGGCCGCAAACAAGTCTTTCGAAGAGGTCGCCCTGCTGCTCTGGAACGGTGAGCTGCCGACGCCAAGCGAACTGACCGAATTCAGCGCGTTTGAGCGCGCCAACCGTGCGCTGGATCCACGCGTGAAGGCAGCGATCGACCTGCTCCCTACCGATTGCCACCCAATGGACGTGGGCCGCACCGCGGTCTCGGTCATCGGCGCAAACCACCCGCAGGCGGAGAACTCCTCCCCCGAGGCAGAACTGCTCAAGGCCAAGGAACTGTTCGCAGCCTTCCCAGCCGTCGTCGCCTACGACCAGCGCCGCCGCCGCGGCCAGGAGCCAGTTGCCCCGCGCGAGGACTTGGATTACTCGGCCAACTTCCTGTGGATGACCTTTGGCGAAGAAGCAGCCCCAGAAGTAGTCGATGCCTTCCGCGTCTCGATGGTCCTGTACGCAGAGCACTCCTTCAACGCCTCGACCTTCACCGCACGCGTGATCACCTCGACCCTCTCGGATCTGCATTCGGCGGTCACCGGTGCCATCGGCGCATTGAAGGGCCCACTGCACGGCGGCGCCAACGAAGCGGTCATGCACACCTTCAACGAGATCGGCATCGATAAGGAAGAATCCCGCGAGGATGCTGCCAAGCGTGCCAAGTCGTGGATGGAAGACGCACTGGCTGCCAAGAAGAAGGTCATGGGCTTCGGCCACCGCGTCTACAAGCACGGCGATTCCCGCGTGCCGACCATGAAGGCCGCATTAGACCGCATGATCGAGCACTACGGCCGCCATGAAATGCTGGGCCTCTACGATGGCCTGGAAGCAGCCATGGACGAGGCCAAGGCCATCAAGCCGAACCTCGACTACCCAGCTGGCCCGACCTATCACCTGATGGGCTTCGACACCGAGATGTTCACCCCGATCTTCATCGCGGCACGCATCACTGGTTGGACCAGCCACATCTTCGAGCAGCGCGCGGCAAATGCACTGATCCGCCCGCTCTCGGCATACAACGGGGTCGAGCAACGCTCGCTCTAA
- the prpB gene encoding methylisocitrate lyase, whose product MLYSTKTPAAKRLALRKMLTPGAARQFPGAFNPLSAKLIGEKEFDGIYISGAVLANDLGLPDIGLTSLTEVATRAGQIARMSDLPAIVDADTGFGEPMNVARTIQELEYAGLAGCHIEDQFNPKRCGHLDGKNVVDTETMLKRIAAAADARIDENFLIMARTDIRAVEGLDAAIDRAKAMVDAGADAIFPEAMKNVAEFEAVCNAVDVPVLANMTEFGKSELFNRQELADAGVALIIYPVTLLRSAMGAAERVLDAISEDGTQAREVDNMLTRSRLYELVDYEAYNRFDTGIFNFQVPTLDIDSNSANL is encoded by the coding sequence ATGTTGTACTCAACCAAAACCCCCGCCGCCAAGCGCCTGGCGCTGCGCAAAATGCTCACCCCGGGAGCTGCCCGCCAGTTCCCCGGAGCATTCAACCCGCTCTCGGCGAAGCTGATCGGTGAGAAGGAATTCGACGGCATCTACATTTCCGGCGCCGTGCTGGCCAACGATCTGGGCCTGCCCGATATCGGCCTGACCTCGCTGACCGAGGTCGCCACCCGTGCCGGGCAGATCGCCCGCATGTCGGACCTGCCAGCGATCGTGGATGCCGACACCGGTTTCGGCGAGCCAATGAACGTGGCCCGCACCATCCAGGAACTGGAATACGCTGGCTTGGCCGGCTGCCACATCGAGGACCAGTTCAACCCGAAGCGCTGCGGCCACCTGGACGGCAAGAACGTGGTGGATACCGAGACCATGCTCAAGCGCATCGCCGCGGCAGCAGATGCCCGCATCGATGAGAACTTCCTGATCATGGCCCGCACCGATATCCGTGCAGTCGAAGGACTGGACGCGGCAATCGATCGCGCCAAGGCCATGGTCGATGCCGGCGCGGACGCGATCTTCCCCGAAGCGATGAAGAACGTCGCCGAATTCGAAGCCGTATGCAACGCGGTGGACGTGCCGGTACTGGCGAATATGACCGAGTTCGGCAAGTCCGAGCTGTTCAACCGCCAGGAACTGGCTGATGCCGGCGTCGCGCTGATCATCTACCCAGTCACCCTGTTGCGCAGCGCCATGGGCGCGGCTGAACGAGTACTGGATGCCATCAGCGAAGATGGCACTCAGGCCCGCGAGGTGGATAACATGTTGACTAGGTCACGTTTGTATGAGCTCGTAGACTACGAGGCCTACAACCGCTTCGACACCGGAATCTTCAACTTCCAGGTCCCGACCCTGGACATTGATTCCAACAGTGCGAACCTCTAG
- a CDS encoding MmgE/PrpD family protein translates to MINHPVRVYRSEENLAREDQLAHKIATVAADPVEITAEVTDMIINRIIDNASVAIASLNRGPIVAARAQALTHAPSTGGKGASVFGISEKVSPEWAAWANGVAVRELDYHDTFLAAEYSHPGDNIPPILAVAQHTGASGKDLIRGIATGYEIQVDLVKAICLHKHKIDHVAHLGPSAAAGIGTLLGLDVETIFQAVGQGLHTTTATRQSRKGEISTWKAHAPAFAGKMAVEAADRAMRGQTSPVPIYEGEDGVIAWMLDGKDAAYEVPLPEAGEAKRAILDTYTKEHSAEYQAQAWIDLARKLHGEHPEAADPKNVKSVLIKTSHHTHYVIGSGANDPQKYDPTASRETLDHSIPYIFTVALQDGAWHHVDSYAPERAGRADTVELWNKVTTEEDAQWTRRYHSLDIAEKAFGGSVQITLNDGTVITDEIAVADAHPLGARPFAREQYINKFRTLATGLVDDAEIDRFIAAAENLENLAAGELDQLNIQAAAGVIDAAAAPKGLF, encoded by the coding sequence ATGATCAACCACCCAGTACGCGTATACCGCTCCGAGGAAAACCTGGCTCGCGAAGACCAGCTGGCGCACAAGATCGCCACGGTTGCAGCCGATCCGGTAGAGATCACCGCAGAAGTGACCGACATGATCATCAACCGCATCATCGACAACGCATCGGTGGCCATCGCGTCGCTGAACCGCGGCCCGATCGTTGCCGCCCGCGCCCAGGCCCTGACCCACGCCCCATCCACCGGCGGCAAGGGTGCCAGCGTCTTCGGCATCTCCGAGAAGGTCTCCCCTGAATGGGCTGCATGGGCCAACGGCGTAGCCGTGCGCGAGCTGGACTACCACGACACCTTCCTGGCAGCCGAGTATTCCCACCCAGGCGATAACATCCCACCCATCCTGGCTGTTGCCCAGCACACCGGTGCTTCGGGCAAGGATCTGATCCGCGGCATCGCCACCGGCTACGAAATCCAGGTGGACCTGGTCAAGGCCATCTGCCTGCACAAGCACAAGATCGACCACGTAGCGCATCTGGGCCCCTCGGCCGCCGCCGGCATCGGCACCCTGCTGGGCCTGGATGTCGAAACCATTTTCCAGGCCGTTGGCCAGGGCCTGCACACCACCACCGCTACCCGCCAGTCGCGCAAGGGCGAGATCTCCACTTGGAAGGCCCACGCCCCGGCCTTCGCCGGCAAGATGGCCGTTGAAGCAGCCGACCGTGCAATGCGAGGCCAGACTTCCCCAGTGCCAATCTACGAAGGCGAAGACGGTGTCATCGCCTGGATGCTCGATGGCAAAGATGCCGCCTACGAGGTGCCGCTGCCAGAGGCCGGCGAAGCCAAGCGCGCCATCTTGGACACCTACACCAAGGAGCATTCGGCCGAGTACCAGGCACAGGCCTGGATCGACCTGGCCCGCAAGCTGCACGGCGAGCACCCAGAAGCCGCCGACCCGAAGAACGTGAAGTCGGTGCTGATCAAGACTTCGCACCACACCCACTACGTCATCGGCTCCGGTGCGAACGACCCGCAGAAGTACGATCCGACCGCATCGCGCGAAACCCTGGACCACTCGATCCCGTACATCTTCACCGTGGCCCTGCAGGATGGCGCATGGCACCACGTGGATTCCTACGCTCCAGAACGTGCCGGCCGTGCCGACACCGTTGAGCTGTGGAACAAGGTCACCACCGAAGAAGATGCGCAATGGACCCGCCGCTACCACTCGCTGGATATCGCGGAGAAGGCCTTCGGCGGCTCGGTTCAGATCACCTTGAACGACGGCACCGTGATCACCGATGAGATCGCCGTAGCCGACGCGCACCCACTGGGTGCCCGTCCGTTCGCCCGCGAGCAGTACATCAACAAGTTCCGCACCCTGGCTACCGGCCTGGTGGACGACGCGGAAATCGACCGCTTCATCGCGGCCGCAGAAAACCTTGAAAACCTGGCTGCAGGCGAACTGGATCAGCTGAACATCCAGGCCGCAGCGGGCGTCATCGACGCAGCGGCCGCACCGAAGGGCCTGTTCTAA
- a CDS encoding GntR family transcriptional regulator, protein MKASDKVYESLRADIVEWRLAPGTVLAEVEQSERLGVSRTPVREALGRLVADGLAVQQRGRGAIVSEVSEDHVEDLFVLRRALECASAREAAKSAQRSAFNQLASRFEAAVAEVEIPGSQESYYQLVQLLDESIDKAADNKYLSNALRTLRVNLQRVRRMAKDNPERLKASASEHAAIARAIASGNPEVAAAATTVHLHQSFTHIMAHAAGSERQSP, encoded by the coding sequence ATGAAAGCAAGCGACAAGGTTTATGAGAGCCTCCGCGCCGACATCGTCGAATGGCGCCTGGCTCCGGGTACCGTCCTTGCCGAAGTGGAACAGTCAGAACGCCTTGGAGTTTCCCGCACACCGGTGCGTGAAGCCTTGGGCAGATTGGTCGCCGACGGCTTGGCGGTACAGCAACGCGGACGCGGTGCCATCGTCTCCGAGGTCAGCGAAGACCACGTGGAGGACCTGTTCGTGCTTCGCCGTGCTTTGGAATGCGCCAGTGCACGCGAAGCGGCCAAGTCCGCACAGCGATCGGCCTTCAACCAGCTAGCTAGCCGATTTGAAGCCGCCGTCGCGGAGGTAGAAATTCCCGGCTCCCAGGAGTCCTACTACCAGCTGGTGCAGCTGCTGGACGAGTCGATCGACAAGGCAGCTGACAACAAGTACCTGTCCAACGCACTGCGCACCTTGCGGGTCAACCTGCAAAGAGTGCGGCGCATGGCCAAAGACAACCCCGAACGGCTCAAAGCATCGGCTTCCGAGCACGCGGCGATCGCCCGGGCGATCGCCAGCGGAAACCCAGAGGTCGCAGCCGCGGCCACCACAGTCCACCTGCACCAATCCTTCACACACATCATGGCCCACGCGGCCGGATCAGAAAGGCAGTCACCATGA